The DNA sequence AAAGTAATTAAATTACTACGTTTTTTTCTATTACTCAATAAAATTTTTACAAATTATTTTTTTAAAATTATTCTAAAAGTAGTCCCTTTATTAATTTCGGTATTTTGAACGAAAATTTTACCGTAGTGATAATCTTCAATAATTCGCCTGGCCAGAGACAAGCCTAGTCCCCACCCTCTTTTTTTAGTTGTAAATCCGGGTTTGAATATTTTTTTCACATTTTTTGATTCAATGCCTGATCCTTCATCGGAAATATCTATAAAAATATTTTTTTTGTTATCGTGGATTTGCAATTTTATTTTTCCTTCTCCTTTCATGGCATCTGCTGAATTTTTAATGAGATTTTCGATAACCCAACTATATAAGATGTTATTTAAAGAAACATATACAGGATACTCCGGTGCTTGAAATTCAAACCCGATTTGTTTGGACATTCTTCTTTTCAAATACATAAATGCTTGTTCCGATATTTCCACAATATCTTCTTTTTTTAGTGAAGGAGTTGATCCTATTTTAGAAAATCTGTCGGTAATATTTTGCAGTCTGTGTACATCTTTTTCAATATTTATTATCGGTTTCTGATCAATTTCTTCTGTTTTTAATATTTCCAGCCATCCCATGATGGATGAAAGCGGCGTACCGATTTGATGTGCGGTTTCCTTAGCCATTCCAGCCCATAGTAAACTTTGCTCTGTTTTTTTTACGGTTTTAAAATACCAATAGGTAAACCAGACAAACAATGTTACTAGTATAATTAGCACAAAGGGATAATAACCTAATTGTGTCAGTAGAACCGAGTTTTTATAATATACGTATTGATTTCCAAAAGGAAGTTTAATAAGAATGGGATAGTAGGATTCTGCCATTTCGTGCAATTCTTCCTTTAATTTTAAAGAATCTGAAATAATTTTTTTACTTACATTTTTAGAATCAATGTAATTTCCTTTTTCATCTACTAAAATTACGGGTATGGTAGTGTTTTGCTCGATAAGCTGCACTAAAAAAAATTGAGTTTTAGGAGGAATGTCTGTTTCCGTGTTTAATAATTCCAACGTTTTGGCATAATTTGAAATTTTTACGGATTCTTCTTCTTTTAATTCTTCAACTTTGCTGTTAGAAAAGATTATAATAAAAAGAGCTACTATAAGCGCCAATATATACCCAAACCAATTCCGTAATCTAATATTTTTAAAAAAGCTCATTTTCCGAATTTTATGAATTCATATATCAACGTATTTATGCAAACAAAAATTATTTGATTAAAACGGATAGTCGATAGCAAAATTAACTTGAGGTTTCAACAGATTGATATATTTAAAATACCATCGGTCATTTTCATCTCTTCTTGGATCATGAAATCGATAAGCAAAATCAAAGCGAATGATAAAGTTACTTATATCCCAACGGATCCCCCATCCTCCTCCAATTCCCAGTTCTTTATAGAAGGAATTAAATTCAAATTTATTCAGTGAATTATTATTAATTCCCCAAACATTTCCTGCATCTACAAATAAAGCTCCTTCGAACCCTTTACTTGGTAAAGGAAACCTGTATTCTACCTGAGTCAACAATTTAAAATTATCGATCGCTATTAGTTCATAGCCGTCTTTTCCTCCTAATTTTGATGATCCCGGACCAAAACCAAAGGATTTCCAGGCTCGAACATCACTCGGTCCACCCACAGAGTAGCTTCGGTCAAAAGGCATACTAAAGGAATTTCCATAAGGTATTCCTATTCCGGTAAAAAGTCTCGCATTAAACGATTTTTTTCCGGAAAAAATCCAAAATTTCCTTAGATCTAAATCGAATTTCACATATTGTGAATAGGGAACTCCAAATATTTGTTTTATAGTTTTATTATTGGAAGTTGTAAAATCTTTGAGTGTTTTGTTAAATAAAGATTCCAGATTACCGGCTAATTCCACTTGTGCTTTTAAATAAAAAGGATGTTTACCCGGAAAATATCCTAATCGTTGATCGTAGGTAAAATCATATTTAAAAGAGGAGATTAATACATTCTGTGTGAAACGATAACGACGAAATTCCATTAAGTCGTAATCGTTGGCTAAACTTAAATGCGTAGTTCTTAAATAATCTTGAAAGTCTATATTATTTTGAATTTGAAACAGCAAATCATTATCGTTATGGTTTTTGTCGTATTCCTCTTTGGCGGAAGGATATTGTTGAAAATATAAATCGTAAACACTATTTCTTACTTTACTGTCTTGTGTATATATGTTGAAATAATTATTAGGATTTAAAAACTGTGTATATTGTAGATTCCATAATGTAATTTGGTGAACGGTAGTTCGGGTGGGATTGAAATTATAAAGTAATCCGGCATTATAACTTCTTTTATCCAAACCTATGTTATATTGTGCATTATATCCTAAAGAAATTGCCGATGAAGGCCCCCAGGCTTTAGGAATAATTCTTTTTGCGTTGAAAGGCAAAATAAGCTTAGGAAAGGATAAACTGGCCTGCGCTGATAGTTCCGATGCATTAAAAATTTTACTGTTATTTTTTTTGGTTTTAATATTTCCTAAGGATCCTCCAAAACTGACACTTAAATTTTCTGCTCCCCCAAAAAGATTTTTTACCGTAAAGGTAAGATTGGGAGTTATACCGAAATTAACAACACCTGAATTAAACGCTTCAAATCCTAATTCATAAGAATATTTATCCATGGGAGAAAGAATGATATTGGATATTAAGGTAGAATCTGAGTCTTTTTCAGGAACTGTATTAAACCCGAGGATGTTAAAATTATTTACTTTATATATATTTCGTCGAGTACGAGTCTCAGAGCTTAAATTATATGAATGCCCTTTTTCAATGGCTAGCATATCTGCCAATACTCTGTTTTTATATTTATTTCCTAAATGGTTAACAATGAAAGCAATGGTATCGTTAACCATGATTTTTGTTTTCTTTCCGTCAACCCGTCTTACTATTTTTTTGGTAGTTACATAGAAACTTGAGTCTATAGTATTTTTACTTGTATCTCTATTTTCGTTATCTAAAAGTGAAATGTTTATTTTATTGTATTTAAATCTTTTGAATTTATGCACTAAAGTATCTTTCTTAAGAGTATCCGATCTAGTGGAATCGGTAACAGTTGCGGTAGTGGTAGAACTTCCTATTTGGCTTTTCTTGATTGATAATCTGACCGAAACATCATATACATTATTAGCCGTATCTACATAGTAAATAACTTCATCTTTAAGATCATTGAAACGATAATATCCCATATTTTTAAAACGGTTTTCCAAACGGGATATCTCATTCTCAATTACATAAGCATCTAATCGATCTCCTTTTTTAACATAGGAACCTCTACTGAATAGGTTGTATATAAATTCGTCTTTTGAAAGTTCATAAGTTTGAGACTTTTTTTTCTTCGCCTGTCTTGTTCGCTTTAAATAATGAGCATATAAATCATCTTTTATTTCATCGGCAATATCATACGTAATTGTATCCATAATCATAGGACGTCCTAATTTTATGGAATATTGCACATGAGCTTTTTTACCGGAAGTAATTACACTGTCTCTTACAATGGACTTACGCCAACCTCTATTTTTAAAATATTGTTGTATGTTTTTTGAAGAAGTTTTAGATAGTAAGGTATCAACTAATACAGGGGCTTCTCCATTATTATAAAAAAAGCGATCAAACCATCTGGATTTGCCAACATAATTTTTTAAGTTATATTTTACATATAGAGAATCCAGTAATTTTTGATTTCTTTGTTTTTGACTAACGGAATAGTATTCTGCGTAGACGGAATCGAATGTAGGATTTGAGAAATCATACAGCCACAAGCCTAATGGAATTATGAATAGTATTTTTTTATTAGATTTTTGCTTTACATAACTGTCCAGTTCATCCTCAAATGGTTTCTTGTATTCGTTGATAATTTCTTTGCCTTTTTTATTCAAAAAGGGATTACCGTATGCATCCAAATAGGGTTTTCCTTTTTTATCTACATATTTATATTTATTATCAATAAATAAATGTCCATTTTTAGGTACTTTATTTGTTCTACATGAAAAAATGAGAAACAGTTGAACAAAAATCAATATTTTTACTATAATATTGTATCCTAATTTCATTTTATGTTGTCTGCAAGTAAAATTAAACTTATTCAGTCGCTTTCAAAAAAAAAGTATAGACAAAAATATAACTTATTTGTTGTTGAGGGTATAAAAAGCATTAAAGAATTCTGCTTTTCGCAGTTTTCTGTAAAAAACATTTACAGTACGGTTCCCATTTCTTTTTTAGATGAAAATCAATATCAGATGATCAGTTTCGAAGAATTAAAGAAGATTAGTTTTCTAACTACTCCTCACGATGCATTAGCAATATTGGAAATACCTCAAAACTCAAATAATTCATATAGCGGAATACAGTTAGTATTGGATGAAATACAAGATCCGGGAAATCTGGGAACGATTATACGTCTTGCAGACTGGTATGGGATTAAACAGATTTTGTGCAGTAAAGGAACTACTGATGCCTATAATCCCAAAGCAGTTCAATCTGCAATGGGATCGTTAAGCAGAGTAAACGTTGTATATACAGACATCGCTGAAATATTGACAAATTCCAATATACCGGTTATGGGTACAGATATGAAAGGTGAAAATTTATATACAACGGATTTACCCGAAAATTTTTATGTGGTTATGGGTAATGAAGGAAATGGCGTTTCAGATGAAATAAAATCTCTGTGTACTCATACTCTAACAATCCCCAGATTCGGCTTAGAACAAAAAACAGAAAGTTTAAATGTCGCCATGTCTACCGGAATAATTTTAAGTGAATTTTACTCGAGAGCTGCAAAATTAAAAGGGAATATAAAATGAAATGGAATTCGTATATATCTAAAAAATATCGTAACGATACGGACATATTAAATGAAATAATCGAAAATTTTGATTCTTTAGGTGAGATTATATTTCAAGAACGGAACACTTTACGTAAAATACCTCATCCTGTACTGGGAAACTTAGCGGTAAAATCTTTTAAAAAGCCTCATCTTCTCAATCAACTTGTTTATGCTAATTTTAGAAAATCTAAAGCCCATCGTTCTTATTTTCATGCTGAAATTTTAACTTCTAAGGGTATAAACACACCGGAACCGATTGGTTTTTTTGAAGAGATTCATACTTTTAAAATTAAAAGATCTTTTTATTTTTCAAAGTATTCTGAGTACGATTTTACTTTTAGGGAACTCATTGAAAAAAGAAATAGTTTTGATGATTGGGAATTAATACTGAAAGAATTTGTTTCATTTGTTTTTTCTATTCATGAAAATCATATCTTATTTAAAGACCTTTCACCGGGAAATGTACTCATAAAAAATGATCACGAAAAAAACGTATATTGTTTTTCATTAATCGATTTAAATCGGATGAGTTTTCAATCTTTATCTTTAGATCAAAGGCTTCAAAATTTTATTAGATTATCCTTAACGGATGAAATGATCCCTATCATTGCAAAAGAATATGCCAAATACAGCCATGAAAATGTTAATTTTATCAGGGAACAATTGCTTAAAAAAAATAATAAATTCATTGAAAAGAAGGAAAGAAAGAAAAAGATAAAGAAACTGTTGGGTAAAAATGTTTAGCATCTTTTAGTCCCGTTTTTATTTAAATTAACTTTACTATTAAAAATTTCAAAGATTCAATTTTTAAACTTTTTCATATTTACAA is a window from the Apibacter sp. B3706 genome containing:
- a CDS encoding Kdo domain containing protein, with protein sequence MKWNSYISKKYRNDTDILNEIIENFDSLGEIIFQERNTLRKIPHPVLGNLAVKSFKKPHLLNQLVYANFRKSKAHRSYFHAEILTSKGINTPEPIGFFEEIHTFKIKRSFYFSKYSEYDFTFRELIEKRNSFDDWELILKEFVSFVFSIHENHILFKDLSPGNVLIKNDHEKNVYCFSLIDLNRMSFQSLSLDQRLQNFIRLSLTDEMIPIIAKEYAKYSHENVNFIREQLLKKNNKFIEKKERKKKIKKLLGKNV
- a CDS encoding BamA/TamA family outer membrane protein, whose protein sequence is MKLGYNIIVKILIFVQLFLIFSCRTNKVPKNGHLFIDNKYKYVDKKGKPYLDAYGNPFLNKKGKEIINEYKKPFEDELDSYVKQKSNKKILFIIPLGLWLYDFSNPTFDSVYAEYYSVSQKQRNQKLLDSLYVKYNLKNYVGKSRWFDRFFYNNGEAPVLVDTLLSKTSSKNIQQYFKNRGWRKSIVRDSVITSGKKAHVQYSIKLGRPMIMDTITYDIADEIKDDLYAHYLKRTRQAKKKKSQTYELSKDEFIYNLFSRGSYVKKGDRLDAYVIENEISRLENRFKNMGYYRFNDLKDEVIYYVDTANNVYDVSVRLSIKKSQIGSSTTTATVTDSTRSDTLKKDTLVHKFKRFKYNKINISLLDNENRDTSKNTIDSSFYVTTKKIVRRVDGKKTKIMVNDTIAFIVNHLGNKYKNRVLADMLAIEKGHSYNLSSETRTRRNIYKVNNFNILGFNTVPEKDSDSTLISNIILSPMDKYSYELGFEAFNSGVVNFGITPNLTFTVKNLFGGAENLSVSFGGSLGNIKTKKNNSKIFNASELSAQASLSFPKLILPFNAKRIIPKAWGPSSAISLGYNAQYNIGLDKRSYNAGLLYNFNPTRTTVHQITLWNLQYTQFLNPNNYFNIYTQDSKVRNSVYDLYFQQYPSAKEEYDKNHNDNDLLFQIQNNIDFQDYLRTTHLSLANDYDLMEFRRYRFTQNVLISSFKYDFTYDQRLGYFPGKHPFYLKAQVELAGNLESLFNKTLKDFTTSNNKTIKQIFGVPYSQYVKFDLDLRKFWIFSGKKSFNARLFTGIGIPYGNSFSMPFDRSYSVGGPSDVRAWKSFGFGPGSSKLGGKDGYELIAIDNFKLLTQVEYRFPLPSKGFEGALFVDAGNVWGINNNSLNKFEFNSFYKELGIGGGWGIRWDISNFIIRFDFAYRFHDPRRDENDRWYFKYINLLKPQVNFAIDYPF
- a CDS encoding sensor histidine kinase encodes the protein MSFFKNIRLRNWFGYILALIVALFIIIFSNSKVEELKEEESVKISNYAKTLELLNTETDIPPKTQFFLVQLIEQNTTIPVILVDEKGNYIDSKNVSKKIISDSLKLKEELHEMAESYYPILIKLPFGNQYVYYKNSVLLTQLGYYPFVLIILVTLFVWFTYWYFKTVKKTEQSLLWAGMAKETAHQIGTPLSSIMGWLEILKTEEIDQKPIINIEKDVHRLQNITDRFSKIGSTPSLKKEDIVEISEQAFMYLKRRMSKQIGFEFQAPEYPVYVSLNNILYSWVIENLIKNSADAMKGEGKIKLQIHDNKKNIFIDISDEGSGIESKNVKKIFKPGFTTKKRGWGLGLSLARRIIEDYHYGKIFVQNTEINKGTTFRIILKK
- a CDS encoding RNA methyltransferase — encoded protein: MLSASKIKLIQSLSKKKYRQKYNLFVVEGIKSIKEFCFSQFSVKNIYSTVPISFLDENQYQMISFEELKKISFLTTPHDALAILEIPQNSNNSYSGIQLVLDEIQDPGNLGTIIRLADWYGIKQILCSKGTTDAYNPKAVQSAMGSLSRVNVVYTDIAEILTNSNIPVMGTDMKGENLYTTDLPENFYVVMGNEGNGVSDEIKSLCTHTLTIPRFGLEQKTESLNVAMSTGIILSEFYSRAAKLKGNIK